The sequence GGAGCTGCCGACCGACCCGGAGACCGGCGAGCCTTGGTACGGCGACGACGTGCTCGACGTGCTACGGCTGTCCTCGAAGAGCCACTGGGACCTGCCGATCAGGGTCGGGGCGCGTACGGTGCACCTGCTCGCCGCGCACCCGACCCCGCCGACCTTCGACGGCGCCGAGGACCGCAACGGCAGACGCAACCACGACGAGATCAGGTTCTGGGCCGACTACGTCACGCCGGGGGCCGGCGACTACATCTACGACGACGCCGGCGACCGCGGCGGCCTCGCGCCAGGTGCACAGTTCGTCATCGCGGGTGACTACAACGCCGACCCGTACGACGGGGACAGCTACGACCACGCCGCCAGGCAGTTCACCGAGCACCCGCTGATCGACGCGAGGAACGTCCCGACGAGCGAGGGCGCGGTGCAGGCGGCGGAGCTGCAGGGCGGCGCGAACGCCGGGCACGACGGTGATCCCGCGAACGACACGGCGGACTTCGGCGACGCGGGGGCGTTCGGCCCGGGGAACCTGCGCGTCGACTACGTCCTGCCGTCGCGGGGGCTGCCGGTCGCCGGCACGGCCGTGTTCTGGCCGACGTCCGACGACCCGCTGGCCCGGCTGGTCTGGCCGGCCGACGGCCAGCCGCCACCGAGCTCGGACCACCGGCTGGTGTGGCTCGACGTACGCACCTGACGGCGGGTGCCTACGATGGGCACATGTCGTGCCGGGAACAATCGCCGGCCCGTGGGAGTCTTCACCACTGAGGCGGTACCACACATGGGAGGCGGACACGGTGGCCTCGAAGAAGGGGCAGAAGGCACGGGCCAGGGAGCTGCTCGCGCAGCGAAGGGCCGAGGAGGCGCGCCGGCGGCGCCGGATCAGGTTCTCGCTCATCGGCGCGGGCGCCGTGGTCGTCGTCCTGCTGGCCACGGCCATCACCTGGGCGGCGGTCACCGGCGACGACGACGACGATGGCGGCGGTTCTCGGGCGACACCGACGGTCGGCACCGGCAGGCCGCCGTGGCCGGTGCCTGACGACCCGCTCGAGGGCGCCCGCGCGGCCGGCCTGGACGTCACCGAGATGGAGGGCACGGCCGAGCACTTCCACAGCCACCTCGACATCCTGGTAGACGGCAAGCCCGTCCAGGTGCCGGCGAACATCGGCGTCGCGCAGACGGGGATGTCGGAGCTGCACACCCACGACGCCGGCGGCCTGCTGCACGTCGAGGCGCCGACGGCGGGCAAGCGGTACACCCTGGGGCAGCTGTTCCGTACCTGGCAGGTGCGCCTCACCGCGAACGCGATCGGCGGCCTCGAGACCGGCGACGGCGACGAGCTACGCGCCTACGTCGACGGCGAGCGCGTGACCGGCGACCTGGCAAACATCGAACTCGGGTCGAGGAAACAGATCGTCCTGGTCTACGGCCCCGCCGACGAGCAACCCGACCTACCGACCTACACCTTCACCGAGGACTGACCCCGCGTCAGTAGGCGATGACGTCCGGGGCGCCCAGGCGGGCGGCGTCGGCGGCGGTGTCGTCGGTTTGTTCCTGGGATGCGCGCTCGGCCTCTACGCGTAGCCGGTAGTGCTCGATCTCCTGGCTGGTGCGCTCCTCGTCCCAACCGAGTACCGGGGCGATCAGCCGGCCGATCTCCGCGGCTGCTTCCACGCCGCGATCCCAGGTCTCGATGGACGCCCTCGTACGCCGGGTGAGCACGTCCTCCAGGTGCAGTATGCCCTCGTGCGAGGCTGCGTACAGCGCCTCCACCTTGAGGTAGTCGTCGGCGCCTGGCAGCGCCTCGCCCAGCTCCGGCCGCTCGTCGACGAGGGCGAGCACCTCGTCGACCAGGGTGCCGTACCGGCGCAGCAGGTGCTCGATCCGCGCGACGTGCAGGCCGTGCGCGCTCGCCAGCCGGAACCGCTCGTTCCACCGCACGGCGTAGCCGCTCGCACCGACCAGCGGCGTACGGTCGGTGCACGACTCCGGTACCCGCCCGGGCAGGCCGCGCGCCGCCACGTCGATCGCGTCCTTCGCCATCACCCGGTACGTCGTGTACTTCCCGCCGGCCACCACGATCAGGCCGGGCACCGGCTGCGCCACGCTGTGCTCACGGGACAGCTTCGACGTCTCGTCCTTCTCCCCGGCGAGCAACGGTCGCAGCCCCGCGTACACGCCCTCCACGTCGGCACGCGAAAGCGGCGACCGCAGTACCGCGTTGACGTGCTCGAGCAGGTAGTCGATGTCCTTGGCGCTCGCCGCGGGATGCACCTTGTCGAGCTCCCACGGGGTGTCGGTGGTGCCGACGATCCAGTGCCTGCCCCACGGGATGACGAACAGGACGCTCTTCTCCGTACGGAGGATCAGCCCGGTGTCGAGGTGGATCCGGTCGCGCGGCACCACCAGGTGGATGCCCTTGCTCGCCTTGACGTGGAACCGGCCGCGGCCGACGAGCTGCTGTACGTCGTCGGTCCAGACGCCGGTCGCGTTGACCACTTGCCTGGCGTGGATGACGAACTCCCTGTCGCCGGTCAGGTCGTGCGCCCTGACGCCGGTGATCCGCTCCCCCTCCCGCTGGAACCCGGTCGCCCGCACCCCGGTCGCGGTCGCGGCACCGTACTGCGCAGCCGTACGCGCGAGCATCATGGTGAACCTGGCGTCGTCGACCTGCGCGTCGTAGTACTGCAACGCACCGACGAGCGACTCGTCGCGCAGTGCCGGCGCGATCCGCAGCGCCTGCCGCTTGCCCAGGTGCCGGTGCCTGGGCAGGCCGCGGGAGTGCCCGGACGCCGACGCCAGCACGTCGTACAGCAGCACGCCGGTGCCCGCGTACGCGCGCTCCCAGGCGCGGTGCTTCAACGGGTAGAGGAACGGCACGGGCCGCACCAGGTGCGGGGCCAGGCGTTGCAGCAGCAGTCCCCGCTCCTGCAACGCTTCCCTGACCAACGCGAAGTCGAGCATCTCCAGGTACCGCAGCCCGCCGTGGATCAGCTTGCTCGACCGGCTCGACGTGCCCGCCGCGTAGTCACGCGCCTCGATGAGTGCGACGGTGAGCCCGCGGCTCACGGCGTCGAGTGCGGCTCCGGCACCCACGACGCCACCACCGATGACGACCACGTCGAACTCGTCGTCCGCCATCCGACGCAGCGACGCCGCGCGATGGTCGGGCGACAGCGCACCCGTGTTCACGGAACAGCCTCCCCCTCTTCGGCGATCAAGATCAGTACATCACGCCGGTGCCGAACGCTACTCGACGTCCACCCAGCCGTACGTACGCTCGACCGCCTTCTTCCAGCCGGCGAAGCCGTCCTCACGCTGCTCTTCGGTCCAGGTGGGCTCCCACCGCTTGTCCTCGTTCCAGTTCGCCTGCAGTTCGCCCGTGTTGTTCCAGAACCCGGTGGCTAGACCGGCCGCGTACGCGGCGCCGAGCGCCGTGGTCTCCGCGACCACCGGCTTCGACACCGGCACGCCGAGGATGTCCGCCTGCAGCTGCATGCACAGCTCGTTCGCCGTGACCCCGCCGTCGACCTTCAGCACGCTGACCTTCACGCCGGCGTCCTTGGCCATGGCGTCAGCGACGTCGCGGCCTTGGTAGCAGATCGCCTCCAGCGTCGCGCGGGCCAGGTGCGCGTTGGTGTTGAACCGCGACAGCCCGACGATCGCGCCGCGTGCGTCGGAACGCCAGTACGGCGCGAACAGTCCGGAGAACGCCGGCACGAAGTACACGCCGCCGTTGTCGTCGACCTGCCGCGCGAGCGTCTCGCTCTCCGCCGCGCCGGAGATGATGCCGAGCTGGTCACGCAGCCACTGCACGGCGGAACCGGTGACCGCGATCGACCCTTCGAGCGCGTAGACGGCCGGCTGGTTGCCGAACTTGTAGCACAGCGTGGTGAGCAACCCGTTCTTCGACCGGACGATCTCGGTGCCGGTGTTGAGCAACATGAAGTTGCCGGTGCCGTACGTGTTCTTCGACTCGCCCGGCGCGAAGCAGACCTGCCCGACGGTGGCCGCCTGCTGGTCGCCGAGGTCACCGGACAGCGGCACGATGCCGCCCAGTGGCCCGCTGACGAGCGTCTGCCCGTAGAAGTTCGGGTCCGAGGACGGCCGGATCTCCGGCAGCATCTGCCGGGGGATGTCGAAGAACGACAGCAGCTCGTCGTCCCAGTCGAGGGTCTCCAGGTTCATCAGCATGGTGCGGCTGGCGTTGGTCACGTCGGTGATGTGCACGCCGCCCTGGATGCCGCCGGTGAGGTTCCACAGCAACCAGGTGTCGGTGTTGCCGAAGATCGCCTCGCCGCGTTCCGCCGCTGCCCGCACGCCGTCGACGTTCTCCAGGATCCACTGGATCTTGCCGCCGGAGAAGTACGTGGCCGGTGGCAGGCCCGCCTTCTGCCGGATCACGTCGCCCTTGCCGTCCCGGTCGAGCGCGGACGCGATGCGGTCGGTACGGGTGTCCTGCCAGACGATCGCGTTGTAGAACGGCCGGCCGTTCTTCGGGTTCCACACGACGGTGGTCTCGCGCTGGTTGGTGATGCCGAGCGCCGCAAGGTCGGTGGCGGCGAGGTTCGACTTGTTGAGCGCGGTCCTCACCACGGCCGAGGTGCGTTCCCAGATCTCCAGCGGGTTGTGTTCCACCCAACCGGCCTGCGGCAAGATCTGC is a genomic window of Streptosporangiales bacterium containing:
- the glpK gene encoding glycerol kinase GlpK; protein product: MADFVGAIDQGTTSTRFMVFDHGGNEVGKHQLEHEQILPQAGWVEHNPLEIWERTSAVVRTALNKSNLAATDLAALGITNQRETTVVWNPKNGRPFYNAIVWQDTRTDRIASALDRDGKGDVIRQKAGLPPATYFSGGKIQWILENVDGVRAAAERGEAIFGNTDTWLLWNLTGGIQGGVHITDVTNASRTMLMNLETLDWDDELLSFFDIPRQMLPEIRPSSDPNFYGQTLVSGPLGGIVPLSGDLGDQQAATVGQVCFAPGESKNTYGTGNFMLLNTGTEIVRSKNGLLTTLCYKFGNQPAVYALEGSIAVTGSAVQWLRDQLGIISGAAESETLARQVDDNGGVYFVPAFSGLFAPYWRSDARGAIVGLSRFNTNAHLARATLEAICYQGRDVADAMAKDAGVKVSVLKVDGGVTANELCMQLQADILGVPVSKPVVAETTALGAAYAAGLATGFWNNTGELQANWNEDKRWEPTWTEEQREDGFAGWKKAVERTYGWVDVE
- a CDS encoding endonuclease/exonuclease/phosphatase family protein, whose protein sequence is MSLVSTLAATAAGLLLTSTVTPMTAAAGPAQVRFATFNASLNRASQGELVQDLGTRDDAQARNVAEIIQRNRPDVLLVNEFDHDADGEAAELFQRNYLSVGQRGAHPIEYPYRYVAPSNTGVPTGFDLDHDGRAVTTVGEPGYGNDAHGFGDFPGQYGMVVYSKHPIDDDRVRTFQEFRWKDIPGAELPTDPETGEPWYGDDVLDVLRLSSKSHWDLPIRVGARTVHLLAAHPTPPTFDGAEDRNGRRNHDEIRFWADYVTPGAGDYIYDDAGDRGGLAPGAQFVIAGDYNADPYDGDSYDHAARQFTEHPLIDARNVPTSEGAVQAAELQGGANAGHDGDPANDTADFGDAGAFGPGNLRVDYVLPSRGLPVAGTAVFWPTSDDPLARLVWPADGQPPPSSDHRLVWLDVRT
- a CDS encoding FAD-dependent oxidoreductase, translating into MADDEFDVVVIGGGVVGAGAALDAVSRGLTVALIEARDYAAGTSSRSSKLIHGGLRYLEMLDFALVREALQERGLLLQRLAPHLVRPVPFLYPLKHRAWERAYAGTGVLLYDVLASASGHSRGLPRHRHLGKRQALRIAPALRDESLVGALQYYDAQVDDARFTMMLARTAAQYGAATATGVRATGFQREGERITGVRAHDLTGDREFVIHARQVVNATGVWTDDVQQLVGRGRFHVKASKGIHLVVPRDRIHLDTGLILRTEKSVLFVIPWGRHWIVGTTDTPWELDKVHPAASAKDIDYLLEHVNAVLRSPLSRADVEGVYAGLRPLLAGEKDETSKLSREHSVAQPVPGLIVVAGGKYTTYRVMAKDAIDVAARGLPGRVPESCTDRTPLVGASGYAVRWNERFRLASAHGLHVARIEHLLRRYGTLVDEVLALVDERPELGEALPGADDYLKVEALYAASHEGILHLEDVLTRRTRASIETWDRGVEAAAEIGRLIAPVLGWDEERTSQEIEHYRLRVEAERASQEQTDDTAADAARLGAPDVIAY